One Psychrobacillus glaciei genomic region harbors:
- the istA gene encoding IS21 family transposase codes for MLYLEIHQLAKRNLTVSQIANQFKISRTTVYKYLDMSFEEALQQFEEYKTRKKKLDVHLDWIVAWLEEYPHLSAAQIKDWLLEKFPNLEIGDSTVRLYVQEVREKYQIEKTAQIRQYEAIQQQPMGKQMQVDWGETKQKTVSKREIKLYFIAFVLAHSRQKYMEWQDRPFTTRDAIRCHENAFHFYGGMPNEIVYDQDHLLSVSENAGDLILTTDFQSYVKERNFRVHLCRKADPESKGMIENVVKFIKGNFADSRVFKDIDDWNERALQWLERTGNHNVHYTTKKRPVEVFLLEKQHLQPVSSLLSIESMNESSISRNVMKDNTVRFESNRYSVPIGTYKTKGNNQVFIEIKGSNDKQLIIRSSKNREVIAKHIISKEKGILIKNRNHGRDRSKGIEALKNGLLSAFENEEKAKVYIEKVLEKYPRYRRDHLEIFRSVSINDSTWLDKALEKCIKENMYSANDFKDVVLYLKKQSQQEPLVSIAHEKRPINKADIPVETRPLSTYTSILGGDVS; via the coding sequence GTGCTTTATTTAGAAATTCATCAACTCGCTAAAAGAAATTTAACAGTTTCTCAAATCGCAAATCAGTTTAAAATATCTCGAACGACAGTCTATAAATATTTAGATATGAGCTTTGAAGAGGCTTTACAACAATTTGAAGAATATAAAACAAGGAAGAAGAAATTAGATGTGCATCTGGATTGGATAGTTGCCTGGTTGGAAGAGTATCCACACTTAAGTGCGGCTCAGATTAAAGATTGGTTATTAGAAAAGTTTCCAAATCTAGAGATTGGGGACAGTACGGTTCGATTATATGTCCAAGAAGTGAGAGAGAAATATCAAATTGAAAAGACTGCTCAAATTAGACAGTATGAGGCAATACAACAACAGCCTATGGGGAAACAAATGCAAGTTGACTGGGGAGAAACAAAGCAGAAAACAGTGAGTAAAAGAGAAATAAAACTTTACTTTATCGCATTTGTTTTGGCACATTCACGCCAGAAATACATGGAATGGCAAGATCGTCCTTTTACAACAAGAGATGCGATTCGCTGCCATGAAAATGCCTTTCATTTTTATGGTGGAATGCCAAATGAAATAGTATACGACCAGGATCACTTACTGTCAGTTAGCGAGAACGCTGGTGATTTAATTCTAACTACCGACTTTCAGTCGTATGTTAAAGAACGAAATTTTCGGGTTCATCTATGTCGCAAGGCAGATCCAGAATCAAAAGGAATGATTGAAAATGTTGTCAAATTTATCAAAGGAAACTTCGCAGATAGTCGAGTTTTTAAAGATATTGATGACTGGAATGAACGAGCACTTCAGTGGCTAGAACGTACTGGAAATCACAATGTACATTACACAACGAAAAAAAGACCAGTAGAAGTGTTTCTCCTCGAAAAGCAACACTTACAACCGGTCTCTAGCCTACTTTCAATAGAAAGTATGAATGAGTCAAGTATATCAAGAAATGTAATGAAGGACAACACGGTTAGATTTGAGTCTAATCGATACTCCGTGCCGATAGGTACTTACAAAACAAAAGGAAATAATCAGGTATTCATTGAAATAAAGGGTTCAAATGACAAGCAGTTAATTATCAGAAGTAGTAAGAATCGCGAAGTCATAGCCAAACATATAATCAGCAAGGAAAAAGGTATTCTTATAAAGAATAGAAATCATGGTAGGGATCGTTCTAAAGGTATCGAGGCGTTAAAAAATGGGCTTCTATCAGCATTTGAAAATGAAGAGAAAGCTAAAGTGTACATAGAGAAAGTGCTGGAGAAATACCCGCGTTATCGTCGGGATCATTTAGAAATTTTCCGTTCAGTTTCGATAAATGATTCAACCTGGTTAGATAAGGCACTTGAGAAATGCATCAAAGAAAACATGTATAGCGCGAATGATTTTAAAGACGTTGTACTTTACTTAAAAAAACAATCTCAGCAGGAACCATTAGTTTCTATAGCACACGAGAAACGGCCGATTAATAAAGCCGATATACCAGTAGAAACACGCCCTTTAAGTACTTACACAAGCATTTTAGGAGGCGATGTTTCTTGA
- the istB gene encoding IS21-like element helper ATPase IstB produces MNHTVKEIQSHFKQLRLAETAEELPQLLREAEKSSWTYLEFLEAITHFELKKREAKSVERRLKWARFPYQKTLLEFSIEAQNSLSERQLTQLQEINWLEQQYNLILLGPPGVGKTHLAVGLGIEAINKGFQVYFVTMGELIQLLKTEEFAHKSQVQMKRLRASDLVIIDDLMYMAMDQREANLFFQMINHLYEQSSIILTSNKSPDQWGELMGDEGITTAILDRLLHRVEVVHMNGDSYRMKNRQNLF; encoded by the coding sequence TTGAATCATACCGTAAAAGAAATTCAGAGCCATTTCAAACAATTACGGTTAGCTGAAACAGCAGAGGAGCTCCCACAGCTCCTTCGCGAAGCTGAAAAATCTTCCTGGACCTATTTGGAATTCCTAGAGGCCATCACCCACTTTGAATTAAAGAAAAGAGAAGCTAAAAGTGTAGAAAGACGATTGAAGTGGGCACGATTCCCTTATCAGAAAACCCTACTGGAATTTAGTATTGAAGCACAAAATTCTTTAAGCGAACGCCAACTTACTCAACTCCAAGAAATAAATTGGCTGGAACAACAGTATAATTTGATCTTATTAGGACCACCAGGAGTAGGGAAAACACACTTAGCCGTAGGCTTAGGCATTGAGGCGATTAATAAAGGGTTTCAAGTGTACTTTGTGACCATGGGAGAATTAATTCAATTACTTAAAACAGAAGAATTTGCACATAAATCACAGGTGCAGATGAAACGATTAAGAGCTTCTGATTTAGTTATTATTGATGATTTAATGTACATGGCAATGGATCAACGTGAGGCAAATCTGTTCTTCCAAATGATCAATCATCTTTATGAACAAAGTTCAATTATCTTAACATCTAATAAGAGTCCAGATCAATGGGGAGAGTTAATGGGAGATGAAGGAATTACTACAGCTATTTTAGATCGCCTTTTACATCGTGTGGAGGTAGTACACATGAATGGAGACAGTTATCGGATGAAAAACCGGCAGAATTTATTTTAG
- a CDS encoding helix-turn-helix domain-containing protein, with product MTHYLQNYARFNSIEEMDDAAAKHCAFHRYELNNSDQLVLDVIRRYSVKYGAAHLKHATIETAIGKSNATVRRAIRKLEQLCIIQRLHYVRPVMSGLGANIYIILPFDDQGRTSSRKEADNPHDDEVNEPISENEPLFLKSSIKDLTNTSPMESKKLSTSLL from the coding sequence ATGACTCACTACTTACAAAATTACGCTCGTTTCAATTCAATAGAAGAGATGGACGATGCTGCTGCAAAACATTGCGCGTTCCATCGATACGAGCTAAACAATTCAGACCAACTTGTGCTCGATGTGATCCGAAGGTATTCGGTGAAATATGGGGCTGCCCATTTAAAACACGCAACAATCGAAACAGCTATCGGCAAGTCAAATGCGACTGTTCGTCGGGCGATTCGGAAACTTGAACAGCTTTGCATTATTCAGCGCCTTCACTATGTACGTCCTGTTATGAGCGGGCTAGGTGCTAACATTTATATTATTTTACCCTTCGATGATCAGGGGAGAACGAGCAGTCGGAAGGAGGCGGACAACCCGCATGACGACGAGGTAAACGAGCCGATTTCTGAGAATGAACCGTTATTCTTAAAATCTTCTATTAAAGATCTTACAAACACGTCTCCTATGGAATCGAAAAAGTTATCCACAAGTCTATTGTAA
- a CDS encoding ParA family protein, producing the protein MGKVVSLINWKGGVGKSTLTLHLGVGLQKKTNKRILIVDLDPQCNLSFLALGVDSYVNRVYKSETNTLKDVFDSYFNDGVFELTNIVQEKIVNDSPGRVFDHIDMILSHQDLILIDLQLARSRKSGKNHLEETRYEIEKLSILKSLLDQVKDDYEYVLLDCPPNVNIVTQNAFYASDYFVVPVLPDFLSTTGISLIVDYMQKFNASFAGMHNYAELSTPYINTDFGGIIFNMVDEYRGEPKATHLETMHIVSTQHAGKTFDRYITDGDGISTAASVNLPVYSFNQLPRSRDNAQKQSKYFDLLIEEFIEKII; encoded by the coding sequence ATGGGGAAAGTCGTTAGTTTGATAAATTGGAAAGGTGGAGTAGGAAAGTCAACGCTCACTTTGCACCTTGGTGTAGGATTACAGAAAAAAACAAATAAGCGGATATTGATAGTTGATTTGGATCCCCAATGTAATTTGTCGTTTTTAGCATTAGGAGTGGATAGTTATGTTAATAGGGTATATAAAAGCGAAACCAATACATTAAAGGACGTTTTTGATAGTTATTTTAATGATGGCGTATTTGAACTTACTAATATTGTCCAAGAAAAAATAGTTAATGATTCGCCAGGTCGTGTTTTTGATCATATCGATATGATTTTGTCGCATCAGGATTTGATATTAATAGATCTTCAGTTGGCTCGCTCTCGAAAGTCAGGGAAGAATCATCTGGAGGAAACAAGATATGAAATAGAGAAGCTCTCTATTCTCAAGTCATTATTGGATCAGGTTAAAGATGACTATGAGTATGTATTATTAGATTGCCCACCAAATGTCAATATCGTGACGCAGAATGCATTTTACGCTAGTGATTATTTTGTTGTTCCCGTTTTACCTGACTTTCTTTCGACAACTGGTATTTCATTAATAGTGGATTATATGCAAAAGTTCAATGCAAGTTTTGCTGGAATGCACAATTATGCAGAGTTGTCTACTCCATATATTAATACTGATTTTGGTGGAATCATTTTTAATATGGTGGATGAGTATCGAGGAGAACCTAAAGCTACGCATCTGGAAACGATGCATATCGTTTCAACTCAACATGCAGGGAAGACCTTTGACAGATATATTACTGATGGTGATGGCATATCCACTGCAGCATCTGTTAATCTACCGGTATATTCTTTTAACCAACTTCCCCGTTCCCGTGACAATGCACAAAAACAATCAAAGTATTTCGATTTACTCATAGAAGAATTTATAGAAAAAATAATCTGA
- a CDS encoding MFS transporter: MSKNKNELATSENQSTMIQKYIDSPKKLQALYRRTLWIVVISQIFGGAGLAAGITVGALLAQDMLGTDSFAGVPIALLTLGSAGAAFIVGRLSQRFGRRLGLATGFLAGGLGAIGVVIAAISDNIFLLFASLLVYGAGSATNLQARYAGTDLANSKQRGTAISIAMVSTTFGAFAGPNLVGVMGKFATSIGVPALAGPFILGSAAYLTAGLVLLILLKPDPLIISKAIIKLQEESTSKSLDTNSNMAIANQRGVFLGATVMVITQIVMVAIMTMTPVHMMHHGHHINDIGMVIGFHIASMYLPSLLTGYLVDKFGRVVMTIASGATLMAAGIVSAVAPGDSLVVLIIALSLLGLGWNLGMISSTALIVDSTLPLTRAKTQGTVDVLVALAGAAGGGLSGMVAAHTSYATLSLAGGFLSLLLIPVVIWSMNEKSSGKIARMN; the protein is encoded by the coding sequence ATGTCTAAGAATAAAAATGAATTAGCTACTAGTGAAAACCAGTCTACCATGATACAGAAATACATAGATTCACCAAAAAAGTTGCAAGCACTGTATCGTCGTACTTTATGGATTGTAGTCATTTCACAAATTTTCGGCGGAGCTGGACTTGCTGCTGGAATCACGGTTGGGGCTCTTCTTGCGCAGGATATGTTGGGAACAGATAGCTTTGCAGGGGTACCAATTGCGCTATTAACATTAGGTTCAGCAGGAGCAGCATTCATCGTTGGTCGACTTTCACAACGCTTTGGGCGTCGGCTGGGACTTGCTACTGGATTTTTAGCAGGAGGTCTAGGGGCAATCGGGGTAGTGATTGCTGCGATAAGCGATAATATTTTCTTATTGTTTGCATCCCTACTCGTGTATGGAGCTGGTTCAGCTACTAACTTACAAGCTCGTTATGCGGGGACGGATTTAGCCAATTCGAAACAACGGGGAACTGCGATTAGTATTGCAATGGTTTCCACCACGTTCGGTGCTTTCGCAGGACCTAACTTGGTTGGGGTAATGGGGAAATTTGCTACTTCAATCGGAGTGCCTGCACTGGCAGGGCCATTTATATTGGGGTCTGCTGCTTATCTAACTGCAGGGCTAGTGCTTCTTATTTTATTGAAACCAGATCCTTTAATCATTTCAAAAGCAATTATCAAGTTACAGGAAGAGAGTACTAGCAAATCATTGGATACAAATTCTAACATGGCTATAGCTAACCAAAGAGGAGTCTTTTTAGGTGCAACTGTCATGGTAATCACCCAAATAGTGATGGTTGCGATTATGACAATGACACCTGTACATATGATGCATCACGGACATCATATTAATGATATCGGAATGGTAATTGGCTTCCATATTGCTTCGATGTATTTGCCGTCCTTATTGACAGGCTATCTTGTTGATAAGTTCGGAAGGGTTGTTATGACAATTGCTTCAGGTGCTACGTTAATGGCTGCGGGCATTGTTTCAGCAGTTGCCCCAGGTGATTCTCTAGTAGTACTAATTATTGCACTATCTTTGCTTGGTTTAGGATGGAACTTAGGGATGATTAGTAGCACAGCCCTCATCGTCGATTCCACACTGCCGTTAACGCGGGCAAAGACACAAGGAACAGTAGATGTATTGGTTGCGCTTGCTGGTGCTGCGGGTGGAGGACTTTCTGGCATGGTAGCTGCACATACAAGTTATGCGACTCTTTCATTGGCTGGAGGTTTTCTTTCCTTACTACTGATTCCTGTAGTCATCTGGTCTATGAATGAAAAAAGTAGTGGGAAGATTGCTCGAATGAACTAG
- a CDS encoding BAR domain-containing protein has product MKKKKWKKSVVAVAIAASLLTNSNVSFAYSTIQETIDKAKIDMNEAANAYVKPAENGRIVSSQELYQVLKLAKENYKNARSLVIKSDRPNKEGILKELDTLYNEKLTKGLIPYMDAFNYVVKYLNPIMDEIKQAESEKDWVELEKAYQKLSVQLNTRTDILYRFTGKVTRDLLIEQYKKPANLKLDQLNVPVAIYEKVKEVETLTALGKTKEANKTLKTILPLIEKLPTEKTFPMIKELIKEIESTGKAAGLVILFPTSVSLTSNGNSENDKKNTDVGEGTTSNNAAARTVTTLINALPLPSKVNVSDGVAIYAARVAYEKLTTVQKAMVDITRLTEAEKVFEVVKDKAINEQQAKVVIFLIEELPVAVDIKVAHEAQIKEARATYEKLTSVQKALVGNITALEVAEQALMNCF; this is encoded by the coding sequence ATGAAAAAGAAAAAGTGGAAAAAGTCAGTTGTAGCAGTAGCGATAGCGGCATCTTTACTAACTAATTCAAATGTAAGTTTCGCTTATAGTACCATACAAGAAACGATTGATAAAGCGAAAATTGACATGAATGAAGCAGCGAATGCCTATGTTAAACCGGCAGAGAATGGAAGAATCGTTTCAAGTCAAGAACTATATCAAGTGTTGAAATTGGCGAAAGAAAACTACAAAAATGCAAGAAGTTTGGTCATAAAATCAGATAGGCCAAATAAGGAAGGGATACTAAAAGAGTTAGATACTTTGTATAATGAAAAATTAACAAAAGGACTCATACCATATATGGATGCATTCAATTATGTGGTTAAATACCTGAACCCTATTATGGACGAGATAAAACAAGCTGAATCTGAAAAAGATTGGGTGGAACTTGAAAAAGCATATCAGAAATTATCCGTACAACTGAATACAAGAACGGATATTCTTTATCGATTTACAGGAAAAGTTACAAGGGATTTACTAATAGAACAGTATAAAAAACCAGCCAACTTGAAATTAGATCAATTAAATGTTCCAGTAGCGATTTATGAGAAAGTAAAAGAAGTGGAAACGCTAACGGCTTTAGGTAAAACGAAAGAAGCGAATAAAACATTAAAAACTATACTACCGTTAATAGAGAAGTTACCTACTGAAAAAACCTTTCCTATGATTAAGGAACTAATAAAAGAAATAGAGAGTACCGGTAAAGCTGCTGGATTAGTCATCTTGTTTCCTACTTCTGTATCCCTTACAAGTAATGGAAATAGTGAGAACGATAAAAAGAACACAGATGTCGGGGAAGGAACTACTTCAAATAATGCAGCTGCAAGAACGGTGACTACTTTGATAAATGCACTTCCACTACCATCTAAAGTAAATGTCAGTGATGGAGTAGCCATCTACGCGGCACGAGTAGCCTATGAAAAGTTAACAACCGTTCAAAAAGCAATGGTCGATATTACTAGATTAACAGAAGCAGAAAAAGTTTTTGAAGTAGTTAAAGACAAGGCAATAAATGAACAACAAGCAAAAGTAGTGATATTTTTAATCGAAGAGCTTCCAGTAGCAGTTGATATAAAAGTTGCACATGAAGCACAAATAAAAGAGGCACGTGCAACATATGAAAAATTGACAAGCGTTCAAAAAGCGTTGGTAGGAAATATTACGGCATTAGAAGTGGCAGAGCAAGCTCTAATGAACTGTTTCTAG
- a CDS encoding YHYH domain-containing protein: MAHSGRTDANGGHTCRTNCEKWGLSYGQYHYHNGGTTQKTSTSKSPQSSSSKTGNTKTETIHVDPYTQAETLIKTAESYAGSLKWETSYDYRVSKYSSNPVSQIDMKLYNNTKIAINAAKANTNVFLYSNLEERLNVLNDVYLRTQAYIDAINSGEKLLVQSQNYQSFNKQDASSDKTKNAYNELIKLSQKTNTMIYRVYGKSTREAMLEKYNVE; encoded by the coding sequence ATGGCACATTCAGGAAGAACAGATGCTAATGGTGGACACACATGTCGTACAAATTGTGAAAAATGGGGTTTAAGCTACGGACAGTACCACTATCATAATGGAGGAACTACCCAAAAGACTTCAACGAGTAAATCTCCTCAAAGCAGCTCAAGTAAAACGGGGAATACTAAAACAGAAACAATACATGTTGATCCATATACTCAAGCTGAGACATTAATAAAAACTGCGGAAAGCTATGCAGGATCTCTTAAATGGGAAACTTCATATGACTATAGAGTATCAAAATATTCCAGTAATCCTGTTAGTCAAATTGATATGAAGCTTTACAACAATACAAAAATTGCCATTAATGCAGCAAAAGCTAATACTAATGTGTTTCTTTATAGTAATCTTGAAGAGAGATTAAATGTCTTAAATGATGTATATCTTAGAACACAGGCATATATTGATGCTATAAATTCTGGTGAGAAGTTGTTGGTACAATCTCAAAATTATCAATCTTTCAATAAGCAAGATGCAAGTAGCGATAAAACAAAAAATGCGTATAATGAGCTAATCAAACTTTCCCAAAAAACAAACACGATGATTTATCGAGTATATGGTAAAAGTACACGTGAAGCCATGTTGGAAAAGTATAATGTAGAATAA
- a CDS encoding magnesium chelatase domain-containing protein — MVEANVQYEKESFTIVGLPVVPIKKSKECILSYQHTLGIDITMKKITIHLSPADASPPSQPN; from the coding sequence GTGGTGGAAGCGAATGTTCAGTATGAAAAAGAGTCATTTACTATTGTTGGTTTACCCGTTGTTCCTATAAAGAAATCGAAAGAATGTATTTTGAGTTACCAACATACGCTTGGAATTGATATTACTATGAAAAAGATTACGATTCATCTTTCTCCAGCTGACGCTTCCCCACCCTCACAACCTAATTAA
- a CDS encoding IS91 family transposase, with the protein MEKNILKRIFFDEHNHWNQFLLKHENKVRPIVVKEVEKFKGCGKVVNGFKLFVCEGCHDLKKVAYRCKGRFCTTCSVGESEEWSRLISHDMFQVNHRHVIFTVDEGLREVFLLHRRLLKPMMDEAAKLLRDYFYKKTKVIPGIISGLHTFGSRVNFNPHVHMLVTMGGINAQGEYVKYDFLPFGMLRKQWQTVVLKLIRKNLNPREKKQVQSRLQAAYQNNGKGFYIHAPKQKGKIEEQLRYIGRYMRRPAIGLNRIEAYDGQSVTFTYKDKTNGQQKKETISVEEFISRLIRHIPDEQFKTIRHYGMYSRKTKGDTRKLLTEWQKEVKKWIVRIGSKLKRRNWREKFLAAKQPDPLRCPKCDNCYIYKGEVCLQEGVLTIRVALCDNTRNYLERVIRHFTSQQTTQKEKQKQTNYYQGTSNIRMSTV; encoded by the coding sequence ATGGAAAAGAATATATTAAAACGAATATTTTTTGATGAGCATAATCATTGGAATCAATTTTTATTGAAACATGAAAACAAGGTAAGACCTATAGTTGTAAAAGAAGTTGAAAAGTTCAAGGGATGCGGAAAGGTAGTTAATGGGTTCAAACTCTTTGTATGTGAAGGGTGTCATGATTTAAAAAAAGTTGCCTATCGATGCAAAGGACGTTTCTGTACAACCTGTTCAGTGGGAGAAAGTGAAGAATGGAGCCGTCTAATATCCCATGATATGTTTCAAGTCAACCACCGACATGTGATTTTTACGGTAGATGAAGGATTGCGTGAAGTCTTCTTACTACACAGACGTCTTTTAAAACCAATGATGGATGAAGCTGCAAAACTTCTTAGAGATTACTTTTATAAAAAAACAAAGGTGATTCCTGGTATAATCTCAGGTCTCCACACATTCGGATCAAGAGTTAATTTTAACCCACATGTCCATATGTTAGTGACTATGGGAGGTATTAATGCACAAGGTGAATACGTAAAATATGATTTCTTACCTTTTGGGATGCTTCGGAAGCAATGGCAGACGGTTGTCTTAAAGCTAATCAGAAAGAATTTAAATCCTAGAGAGAAAAAGCAAGTGCAATCACGACTTCAAGCAGCCTACCAAAATAATGGGAAAGGTTTCTATATACATGCACCAAAACAAAAGGGAAAGATAGAAGAACAACTAAGATACATTGGGCGTTATATGCGTCGACCTGCAATAGGGTTGAATCGGATCGAAGCATATGATGGTCAAAGCGTAACTTTTACTTACAAAGATAAGACCAATGGTCAGCAAAAGAAAGAAACAATTTCTGTGGAGGAGTTTATTTCCCGATTAATTCGTCATATCCCCGATGAACAATTCAAAACTATACGTCATTATGGTATGTACTCACGTAAAACCAAAGGTGATACTAGAAAATTACTGACGGAATGGCAGAAGGAAGTAAAGAAGTGGATCGTTAGAATAGGTTCTAAACTAAAAAGACGTAATTGGAGAGAGAAATTTCTGGCTGCCAAACAGCCGGATCCTTTGAGGTGCCCAAAATGTGACAACTGCTACATCTATAAGGGAGAAGTCTGTCTTCAGGAGGGGGTACTAACGATACGGGTAGCTTTATGCGACAATACAAGAAACTATTTAGAAAGGGTGATTCGTCATTTCACCAGTCAGCAAACCACGCAAAAAGAAAAACAAAAGCAAACCAACTATTATCAAGGCACCAGTAATATACGAATGTCTACTGTGTGA